The following are encoded in a window of Vigna unguiculata cultivar IT97K-499-35 chromosome 8, ASM411807v1, whole genome shotgun sequence genomic DNA:
- the LOC114193902 gene encoding G-type lectin S-receptor-like serine/threonine-protein kinase At4g27290 isoform X3 gives MVRVFFFCLISTFLLSTQGTLTLTPNESIQGNKTMVSSAGTFEAGFFKFGNSQGQYFCIWYKNISPKTIVWVANRDAPVKNSTPFFTLTEEGVPVIRDASGSVLWFSNSSRNSKKPVMQLLDSGNLVVQDGDSTKDLLWESFDYPGDTFLAGMKLRTNFVSGPFRFLTSWRNAEDPGFGEFSYHIDAHGFPQLVTTKGELLFSRGGSWIGNVFSGVSWRRMLRLVNFSLEINDKEVIYQYKTLEAETITRLVINPSGFVQRLLWSGGSRGWEILSTRPMDQCEYYAFCDVNSLCNVTNSPKICTCLEGFVPKFYEKWSSLNWSGGCVRRVNLSCDGDRFRKYTGMKLPDTSFSWYNESLSLEKCENLCLKNCSCTAYANIDASGRGCLLWFGDITDLSRHTDQGQDIYIRLEASELVYSSDHGGSNKSFNSKNIAGIIVSIVFLVVVLGLATFTYMKRKKLAKREVLKIFHWKYKREKEDVELSTIFDFSTISAATNHFSPSNILGEGGFGPVYKGILQDGQEIAVKRLAKTSEQGAEQFKNEVMLMAKLQHRNLIKLHGCSTHQEERLLIYEYMHNRSLDNFIFDSTQSKQLDLTKRLQIIDGIARGLLYLHQDSRLRIIHRDLKASNILLDNDMNPKISDFGLARTFGGDQAEANTNRVMGTYGYMPPEYALHGHFSIKSDVFSFGVMVMEIISGRKNRNFHDSKHQLNLLSHAWRLWIEEKPLELIDEEQHSFPFRQNLLREVVEIDHKMKLQCPCYSHGRETIVFIIQGLRSCRTC, from the exons ATGGTAagagttttctttttctgcCTCATCTCCACGTTCTTATTATCTACACAAGGAACTCTTACTCTTACTCCAAATGAATCAATCCAAGGTAATAAAACCATGGTTTCTTCTGCTGGAACTTTTGAAGCTGGATTCTTCAAGTTTGGAAATTCACAAGGTCAATACTTTTGTATATGGTACAAGAACATATCACCAAAGACTATTGTGTGGGTGGCCAACAGAGATGCCCCAGTGAAAAACTCAACACCATTTTTCACATTAACAGAAGAAGGAGTTCCTGTTATTCGTGATGCCTCAGGGAGTGTTCTGTGGTTCTCCAATTCATCAAGAAATTCTAAGAAACCAGTCATGCAGCTTCTAGATTCCGGAAATCTTGTTGTGCAAGATGGAGACAGCACAAAAGATCTTTTGTGGGAAAGTTTTGACTACCCTGGTGACACTTTCCTTGCAGGAATGAAACTTCGTACAAACTTTGTGTCTGGTCCTTTTAGGTTTCTCACATCTTGGAGAAACGCAGAAGATCCTGGCTTTGGTGAGTTTTCATATCACATAGATGCTCATGGCTTTCCTCAACTGGTTACTACAAAGGGGGAACTTTTGTTCAGTAGAGGAGGGTCATGGATCGGCAATGTTTTCAGTGGAGTTTCATGGAGAAGAATGCTTAGACTCGtaaatttttctcttgagaTCAACGACAAGGAAGTCATTTACCAATATAAAACCTTAGAGGCTGAAACTATTACTAGGTTAGTGATCAACCCATCTGGTTTTGTGCAACGTTTGTTATGGTCGGGTGGTAGCCGGGGTTGGGAGATTTTATCCACTCGTCCCATGGATCAGTGTGAATATTATGCCTTTTGTGATGTGAATTCACTGTGTAATGTTACCAACTCTCCAAAAATATGTACTTGCTTAGAAGGTTTTGTACCAAAGTTCTATGAAAAGTGGAGTTCACTGAATTGGTCTGGTGGGTGTGTGAGAAGAGTGAATTTGAGTTGTGATGGTGATAGGTTTCGGAAGTACACAGGAATGAAGTTGCCAGACACTTCTTTTTCTTGGTATAACGAGAGTTTGAGCCTTGAGAAATGTGAGAATTTGTGTCTGAAAAACTGTTCTTGCACAGCATATGCAAATATAGATGCAAGTGGGAGAGGGTGCTTGCTTTGGTTTGGTGACATTACTGATTTGAGTAGACACACAGACCAAGGACAAGACATTTACATAAGACTTGAAGCTTCAGAGTTAG TTTATTCCTCAGATCATGGAGGCAGTAACAAGAGCTTCAATAGCAAGAACATTGCAGGGATAATAGTAAGCATTGTTTTCTTGGTCGTGGTACTTGGATTGGCCACATTCACATATATGAAGAGGAAGAAGCTCGCGAAGAGAG AGGTGCTAAAAATATTTCACTGGAAGTACAAAAGGGAGAAGGAAGATGTGGAGTTATcaacaatatttgatttttctacCATTTCTGCTGCTACAAATCACTTTTCACCCAGTAACATATTAGGAGAAGGTGGCTTCGGGCCAGTGTACAAG GGTATACTGCAAGATGGGCAAGAGATTGCAGTCAAGAGGCTTGCAAAAACTTCTGAACAAGGAGCAGAGCAGTTCAAGAATGAAGTCATGTTAATGGCAAAACTTCAACATCGAAATCTTATAAAACTTCATGGTTGTTCTACTCACCAAGAAGAAAGGCTCTTGATCTATGAATACATGCATAACAGAAGCTTGGATAACTTCATTTTTG ATTCAACGCAAAGCAAACAACTAGATTTGACAAAGCGTCTTCAAATTATTGATGGTATAGCACGAGGGCTACTCTATCTTCACCAAGACTCTAGATTGAGAATCATCCACAGAGATCTCAAAGCCAGCAATATTCTTCTGGACAACGATATGAATCCAAAGATATCAGATTTTGGTTTGGCTAGAACATTTGGAGGAGATCAAGCTGAGGCCAATACAAATAGAGTGATGGGAACATA TGGTTATATGCCTCCTGAATATGCTCTCCATGGACATTTTTCAATCAAATCTGATGTATTTAGCTTTGGTGTGATGGTAATGGAGATAATCAGTGGGAGAAAGAATCGGAATTTCCATGACTCTAAGCATCAGCTTAATCTTCTTAGTCAT GCATGGAGATTGTGGATTGAAGAAAAGCCATTGGAGCTAATAGATGAG GAACAACACAGTTTCCCATTCAGGCAGAATCTTCTTCGAGAAGTTGTGGAGATAGATCACAAAATGAAGTTACAGTGTCCTTGTTACAGCCACGGTAGAGAAACTATCGTGTTCATTATTCAAGGATTAAGATCTTGCAGAACTTGTTAG
- the LOC114193902 gene encoding G-type lectin S-receptor-like serine/threonine-protein kinase At4g27290 isoform X2, with protein sequence MVRVFFFCLISTFLLSTQGTLTLTPNESIQGNKTMVSSAGTFEAGFFKFGNSQGQYFCIWYKNISPKTIVWVANRDAPVKNSTPFFTLTEEGVPVIRDASGSVLWFSNSSRNSKKPVMQLLDSGNLVVQDGDSTKDLLWESFDYPGDTFLAGMKLRTNFVSGPFRFLTSWRNAEDPGFGEFSYHIDAHGFPQLVTTKGELLFSRGGSWIGNVFSGVSWRRMLRLVNFSLEINDKEVIYQYKTLEAETITRLVINPSGFVQRLLWSGGSRGWEILSTRPMDQCEYYAFCDVNSLCNVTNSPKICTCLEGFVPKFYEKWSSLNWSGGCVRRVNLSCDGDRFRKYTGMKLPDTSFSWYNESLSLEKCENLCLKNCSCTAYANIDASGRGCLLWFGDITDLSRHTDQGQDIYIRLEASELDHGGSNKSFNSKNIAGIIVSIVFLVVVLGLATFTYMKRKKLAKREVLKIFHWKYKREKEDVELSTIFDFSTISAATNHFSPSNILGEGGFGPVYKGILQDGQEIAVKRLAKTSEQGAEQFKNEVMLMAKLQHRNLIKLHGCSTHQEERLLIYEYMHNRSLDNFIFDSTQSKQLDLTKRLQIIDGIARGLLYLHQDSRLRIIHRDLKASNILLDNDMNPKISDFGLARTFGGDQAEANTNRVMGTYGYMPPEYALHGHFSIKSDVFSFGVMVMEIISGRKNRNFHDSKHQLNLLSHAWRLWIEEKPLELIDEVLDYPITPLEILRCIHVGLLCVQQTPQNRPNMSSVVLMLNGEKVLPEPTPPGFYTGTTQFPIQAESSSRSCGDRSQNEVTVSLLQPR encoded by the exons ATGGTAagagttttctttttctgcCTCATCTCCACGTTCTTATTATCTACACAAGGAACTCTTACTCTTACTCCAAATGAATCAATCCAAGGTAATAAAACCATGGTTTCTTCTGCTGGAACTTTTGAAGCTGGATTCTTCAAGTTTGGAAATTCACAAGGTCAATACTTTTGTATATGGTACAAGAACATATCACCAAAGACTATTGTGTGGGTGGCCAACAGAGATGCCCCAGTGAAAAACTCAACACCATTTTTCACATTAACAGAAGAAGGAGTTCCTGTTATTCGTGATGCCTCAGGGAGTGTTCTGTGGTTCTCCAATTCATCAAGAAATTCTAAGAAACCAGTCATGCAGCTTCTAGATTCCGGAAATCTTGTTGTGCAAGATGGAGACAGCACAAAAGATCTTTTGTGGGAAAGTTTTGACTACCCTGGTGACACTTTCCTTGCAGGAATGAAACTTCGTACAAACTTTGTGTCTGGTCCTTTTAGGTTTCTCACATCTTGGAGAAACGCAGAAGATCCTGGCTTTGGTGAGTTTTCATATCACATAGATGCTCATGGCTTTCCTCAACTGGTTACTACAAAGGGGGAACTTTTGTTCAGTAGAGGAGGGTCATGGATCGGCAATGTTTTCAGTGGAGTTTCATGGAGAAGAATGCTTAGACTCGtaaatttttctcttgagaTCAACGACAAGGAAGTCATTTACCAATATAAAACCTTAGAGGCTGAAACTATTACTAGGTTAGTGATCAACCCATCTGGTTTTGTGCAACGTTTGTTATGGTCGGGTGGTAGCCGGGGTTGGGAGATTTTATCCACTCGTCCCATGGATCAGTGTGAATATTATGCCTTTTGTGATGTGAATTCACTGTGTAATGTTACCAACTCTCCAAAAATATGTACTTGCTTAGAAGGTTTTGTACCAAAGTTCTATGAAAAGTGGAGTTCACTGAATTGGTCTGGTGGGTGTGTGAGAAGAGTGAATTTGAGTTGTGATGGTGATAGGTTTCGGAAGTACACAGGAATGAAGTTGCCAGACACTTCTTTTTCTTGGTATAACGAGAGTTTGAGCCTTGAGAAATGTGAGAATTTGTGTCTGAAAAACTGTTCTTGCACAGCATATGCAAATATAGATGCAAGTGGGAGAGGGTGCTTGCTTTGGTTTGGTGACATTACTGATTTGAGTAGACACACAGACCAAGGACAAGACATTTACATAAGACTTGAAGCTTCAGAGTTAG ATCATGGAGGCAGTAACAAGAGCTTCAATAGCAAGAACATTGCAGGGATAATAGTAAGCATTGTTTTCTTGGTCGTGGTACTTGGATTGGCCACATTCACATATATGAAGAGGAAGAAGCTCGCGAAGAGAG AGGTGCTAAAAATATTTCACTGGAAGTACAAAAGGGAGAAGGAAGATGTGGAGTTATcaacaatatttgatttttctacCATTTCTGCTGCTACAAATCACTTTTCACCCAGTAACATATTAGGAGAAGGTGGCTTCGGGCCAGTGTACAAG GGTATACTGCAAGATGGGCAAGAGATTGCAGTCAAGAGGCTTGCAAAAACTTCTGAACAAGGAGCAGAGCAGTTCAAGAATGAAGTCATGTTAATGGCAAAACTTCAACATCGAAATCTTATAAAACTTCATGGTTGTTCTACTCACCAAGAAGAAAGGCTCTTGATCTATGAATACATGCATAACAGAAGCTTGGATAACTTCATTTTTG ATTCAACGCAAAGCAAACAACTAGATTTGACAAAGCGTCTTCAAATTATTGATGGTATAGCACGAGGGCTACTCTATCTTCACCAAGACTCTAGATTGAGAATCATCCACAGAGATCTCAAAGCCAGCAATATTCTTCTGGACAACGATATGAATCCAAAGATATCAGATTTTGGTTTGGCTAGAACATTTGGAGGAGATCAAGCTGAGGCCAATACAAATAGAGTGATGGGAACATA TGGTTATATGCCTCCTGAATATGCTCTCCATGGACATTTTTCAATCAAATCTGATGTATTTAGCTTTGGTGTGATGGTAATGGAGATAATCAGTGGGAGAAAGAATCGGAATTTCCATGACTCTAAGCATCAGCTTAATCTTCTTAGTCAT GCATGGAGATTGTGGATTGAAGAAAAGCCATTGGAGCTAATAGATGAGGTATTAGATTATCCAATCACACCACTTGAAATACTGAGATGCATTCATGTGGGTCTGTTGTGTGTGCAACAAACACCACAAAACAGACCAAACATGTCCTCTGTGGTTTTGATGTTGAATGGTGAAAAGGTGTTGCCTGAGCCAACTCCACCTGGGTTCTACACAGGAACAACACAGTTTCCCATTCAGGCAGAATCTTCTTCGAGAAGTTGTGGAGATAGATCACAAAATGAAGTTACAGTGTCCTTGTTACAGCCACGGTAG
- the LOC114193902 gene encoding G-type lectin S-receptor-like serine/threonine-protein kinase At4g27290 isoform X1, translated as MVRVFFFCLISTFLLSTQGTLTLTPNESIQGNKTMVSSAGTFEAGFFKFGNSQGQYFCIWYKNISPKTIVWVANRDAPVKNSTPFFTLTEEGVPVIRDASGSVLWFSNSSRNSKKPVMQLLDSGNLVVQDGDSTKDLLWESFDYPGDTFLAGMKLRTNFVSGPFRFLTSWRNAEDPGFGEFSYHIDAHGFPQLVTTKGELLFSRGGSWIGNVFSGVSWRRMLRLVNFSLEINDKEVIYQYKTLEAETITRLVINPSGFVQRLLWSGGSRGWEILSTRPMDQCEYYAFCDVNSLCNVTNSPKICTCLEGFVPKFYEKWSSLNWSGGCVRRVNLSCDGDRFRKYTGMKLPDTSFSWYNESLSLEKCENLCLKNCSCTAYANIDASGRGCLLWFGDITDLSRHTDQGQDIYIRLEASELVYSSDHGGSNKSFNSKNIAGIIVSIVFLVVVLGLATFTYMKRKKLAKREVLKIFHWKYKREKEDVELSTIFDFSTISAATNHFSPSNILGEGGFGPVYKGILQDGQEIAVKRLAKTSEQGAEQFKNEVMLMAKLQHRNLIKLHGCSTHQEERLLIYEYMHNRSLDNFIFDSTQSKQLDLTKRLQIIDGIARGLLYLHQDSRLRIIHRDLKASNILLDNDMNPKISDFGLARTFGGDQAEANTNRVMGTYGYMPPEYALHGHFSIKSDVFSFGVMVMEIISGRKNRNFHDSKHQLNLLSHAWRLWIEEKPLELIDEVLDYPITPLEILRCIHVGLLCVQQTPQNRPNMSSVVLMLNGEKVLPEPTPPGFYTGTTQFPIQAESSSRSCGDRSQNEVTVSLLQPR; from the exons ATGGTAagagttttctttttctgcCTCATCTCCACGTTCTTATTATCTACACAAGGAACTCTTACTCTTACTCCAAATGAATCAATCCAAGGTAATAAAACCATGGTTTCTTCTGCTGGAACTTTTGAAGCTGGATTCTTCAAGTTTGGAAATTCACAAGGTCAATACTTTTGTATATGGTACAAGAACATATCACCAAAGACTATTGTGTGGGTGGCCAACAGAGATGCCCCAGTGAAAAACTCAACACCATTTTTCACATTAACAGAAGAAGGAGTTCCTGTTATTCGTGATGCCTCAGGGAGTGTTCTGTGGTTCTCCAATTCATCAAGAAATTCTAAGAAACCAGTCATGCAGCTTCTAGATTCCGGAAATCTTGTTGTGCAAGATGGAGACAGCACAAAAGATCTTTTGTGGGAAAGTTTTGACTACCCTGGTGACACTTTCCTTGCAGGAATGAAACTTCGTACAAACTTTGTGTCTGGTCCTTTTAGGTTTCTCACATCTTGGAGAAACGCAGAAGATCCTGGCTTTGGTGAGTTTTCATATCACATAGATGCTCATGGCTTTCCTCAACTGGTTACTACAAAGGGGGAACTTTTGTTCAGTAGAGGAGGGTCATGGATCGGCAATGTTTTCAGTGGAGTTTCATGGAGAAGAATGCTTAGACTCGtaaatttttctcttgagaTCAACGACAAGGAAGTCATTTACCAATATAAAACCTTAGAGGCTGAAACTATTACTAGGTTAGTGATCAACCCATCTGGTTTTGTGCAACGTTTGTTATGGTCGGGTGGTAGCCGGGGTTGGGAGATTTTATCCACTCGTCCCATGGATCAGTGTGAATATTATGCCTTTTGTGATGTGAATTCACTGTGTAATGTTACCAACTCTCCAAAAATATGTACTTGCTTAGAAGGTTTTGTACCAAAGTTCTATGAAAAGTGGAGTTCACTGAATTGGTCTGGTGGGTGTGTGAGAAGAGTGAATTTGAGTTGTGATGGTGATAGGTTTCGGAAGTACACAGGAATGAAGTTGCCAGACACTTCTTTTTCTTGGTATAACGAGAGTTTGAGCCTTGAGAAATGTGAGAATTTGTGTCTGAAAAACTGTTCTTGCACAGCATATGCAAATATAGATGCAAGTGGGAGAGGGTGCTTGCTTTGGTTTGGTGACATTACTGATTTGAGTAGACACACAGACCAAGGACAAGACATTTACATAAGACTTGAAGCTTCAGAGTTAG TTTATTCCTCAGATCATGGAGGCAGTAACAAGAGCTTCAATAGCAAGAACATTGCAGGGATAATAGTAAGCATTGTTTTCTTGGTCGTGGTACTTGGATTGGCCACATTCACATATATGAAGAGGAAGAAGCTCGCGAAGAGAG AGGTGCTAAAAATATTTCACTGGAAGTACAAAAGGGAGAAGGAAGATGTGGAGTTATcaacaatatttgatttttctacCATTTCTGCTGCTACAAATCACTTTTCACCCAGTAACATATTAGGAGAAGGTGGCTTCGGGCCAGTGTACAAG GGTATACTGCAAGATGGGCAAGAGATTGCAGTCAAGAGGCTTGCAAAAACTTCTGAACAAGGAGCAGAGCAGTTCAAGAATGAAGTCATGTTAATGGCAAAACTTCAACATCGAAATCTTATAAAACTTCATGGTTGTTCTACTCACCAAGAAGAAAGGCTCTTGATCTATGAATACATGCATAACAGAAGCTTGGATAACTTCATTTTTG ATTCAACGCAAAGCAAACAACTAGATTTGACAAAGCGTCTTCAAATTATTGATGGTATAGCACGAGGGCTACTCTATCTTCACCAAGACTCTAGATTGAGAATCATCCACAGAGATCTCAAAGCCAGCAATATTCTTCTGGACAACGATATGAATCCAAAGATATCAGATTTTGGTTTGGCTAGAACATTTGGAGGAGATCAAGCTGAGGCCAATACAAATAGAGTGATGGGAACATA TGGTTATATGCCTCCTGAATATGCTCTCCATGGACATTTTTCAATCAAATCTGATGTATTTAGCTTTGGTGTGATGGTAATGGAGATAATCAGTGGGAGAAAGAATCGGAATTTCCATGACTCTAAGCATCAGCTTAATCTTCTTAGTCAT GCATGGAGATTGTGGATTGAAGAAAAGCCATTGGAGCTAATAGATGAGGTATTAGATTATCCAATCACACCACTTGAAATACTGAGATGCATTCATGTGGGTCTGTTGTGTGTGCAACAAACACCACAAAACAGACCAAACATGTCCTCTGTGGTTTTGATGTTGAATGGTGAAAAGGTGTTGCCTGAGCCAACTCCACCTGGGTTCTACACAGGAACAACACAGTTTCCCATTCAGGCAGAATCTTCTTCGAGAAGTTGTGGAGATAGATCACAAAATGAAGTTACAGTGTCCTTGTTACAGCCACGGTAG